A stretch of the Serratia marcescens genome encodes the following:
- a CDS encoding Tm-1-like ATP-binding domain-containing protein yields MRNTSSFVYIATTADTKGQELEYVQRLIAALNLPTRTVDLSTRSLPFDSPADISPEDVARHHPAGAGAVFCASRGQAIAAMATAFERFILTRRDIAALLGLGGSGGTAIITPAMQLLPIGLPKIMVSSMAAGDVSPYVGASDINMLYSVTDLAGLNRISRRVLGNAARQIAGAVHFAAVDYDDHKPAIGLTTFGVTTPCVQALVAELGSQWDCLTFHATGSGGRSLEKLIDNRQLHGAIDLTTTEVADYLFGGVLPCTTDRFGAIARTGIPCVLSCGAIDMINFGAPHTVPARYTNRLRHPHNPQVTLVRTSVRENALMGRWMGEKINACVGEVRFVIPTGGVSALDAPGQPFWDPAALAAFMQALEETVHATDKRRVIKTPYHINDPCFAQAVAEQFRYIVGGE; encoded by the coding sequence ATGAGAAACACTTCAAGTTTTGTCTATATTGCTACCACAGCAGATACCAAAGGACAAGAGTTGGAGTACGTACAGCGATTGATCGCTGCCCTGAATTTACCTACGCGAACCGTCGATCTCTCCACCCGCAGCCTGCCGTTTGATTCCCCCGCCGATATCAGCCCAGAGGACGTTGCCCGCCACCATCCGGCAGGCGCCGGCGCGGTCTTCTGCGCCAGCCGCGGCCAGGCGATCGCGGCCATGGCAACCGCTTTCGAACGCTTTATCCTAACGCGCCGCGATATTGCTGCCTTGCTTGGTCTGGGCGGCTCCGGCGGCACCGCCATCATCACGCCGGCCATGCAGCTGCTGCCGATCGGCCTGCCGAAAATAATGGTCTCAAGCATGGCGGCGGGAGACGTTTCCCCCTATGTCGGCGCCAGTGATATCAACATGCTGTATTCGGTCACCGATCTCGCCGGCCTGAACCGCATCTCGCGACGGGTGCTCGGCAATGCGGCGCGACAGATAGCCGGCGCAGTGCACTTCGCCGCCGTCGACTATGACGACCACAAACCCGCGATCGGCCTGACGACGTTTGGTGTTACCACACCCTGCGTTCAGGCGTTAGTTGCCGAACTGGGATCGCAATGGGATTGTCTGACGTTTCATGCGACCGGCAGCGGCGGCAGATCGTTGGAAAAACTGATCGATAACCGCCAGCTGCACGGCGCCATCGATTTGACCACCACCGAAGTGGCCGATTACCTGTTTGGCGGCGTGCTGCCCTGCACTACAGATCGTTTCGGCGCCATCGCACGTACCGGCATCCCGTGCGTGCTTTCCTGCGGCGCGATAGACATGATTAACTTCGGCGCGCCGCATACGGTACCGGCTCGCTATACCAACCGTCTGCGTCACCCTCACAACCCGCAAGTGACGCTGGTGCGCACCAGCGTGCGGGAGAATGCGTTAATGGGGCGTTGGATGGGCGAAAAGATCAATGCCTGCGTAGGCGAAGTGCGTTTCGTTATCCCAACGGGCGGCGTATCGGCTTTGGATGCGCCCGGACAACCGTTCTGGGATCCGGCGGCGCTGGCCGCCTTTATGCAAGCGCTGGAAGAAACGGTACACGCCACCGACAAACGCCGGGTGATAAAAACGCCTTATCATATTAACGACCCATGCTTTGCCCAGGCCGTAGCCGAACAGTTCCGGTACATTGTCGGCGGAGAATGA
- the spy gene encoding ATP-independent periplasmic protein-refolding chaperone Spy — translation MRKLTALFIASTLALGSASAAFAADTTAPAADAAPMKMMHHKGEGKGGPFAGLNLTEQQRQQMRDIMKESHQKRGPGMKEERQALHNLVASDSFDEAKAKAQIDAIGKAQSERMLERAKAENKMYNLLTPEQKKQYNENYQKREQKMMDHMNKMKEQMSSGQ, via the coding sequence ATGCGTAAATTGACGGCTTTATTTATTGCTTCCACGCTGGCTCTGGGTTCTGCTTCCGCAGCGTTCGCTGCAGACACCACTGCCCCGGCGGCGGACGCGGCACCGATGAAAATGATGCATCACAAGGGTGAAGGCAAAGGCGGCCCGTTCGCCGGGCTGAACCTGACCGAGCAGCAGCGCCAGCAGATGCGCGATATCATGAAAGAGTCGCACCAGAAGCGCGGGCCGGGCATGAAAGAGGAGCGCCAGGCGCTGCACAATCTGGTCGCTTCCGACAGCTTTGACGAAGCGAAGGCGAAGGCGCAAATTGACGCGATCGGCAAAGCGCAATCCGAACGCATGCTGGAGCGCGCCAAAGCGGAAAATAAAATGTATAACCTGCTGACGCCTGAGCAGAAAAAACAATACAATGAGAATTATCAGAAACGTGAGCAAAAGATGATGGACCACATGAATAAAATGAAGGAGCAGATGTCCTCCGGTCAGTAA
- the pdeR gene encoding cyclic di-GMP phosphodiesterase has translation MPADQGPELLSAHFGTQSPHWRLAFDSHALELSAVKGKAHVAVALSAMEAAKIRRLTGVTASLELTITLAGEPLHLHLVGRRVNNLEWAGTASAFSDTQSVARDLVHGLSFAEQVVSEANSVIVIVDQHGRIQRFNRLSEEYTGLREHEVIGKNVFQLFMSPEEAAASRRNIAGFFRNGSSYEVERWVKTVKGERLFLFRNKFVHSGSGKNEVYLICSGTDITEERRAQERLRVLANTDLITGLPNRNAIQDKINHAIATRGEESFGLVYLDLDNFKKVNDAYGHMFGDRLLVEVALAILGCLSPDQVLARLGGDEFLVLAPQTDRERLQTLAQRIIDRLKTPFRIGLIEVYTGCSIGIALCPEHGNDLDSLIRSADTAMYVAKEHGKRTYTVFSPEMNKRVAEYMWLDTNLRKGLEQNQLVLYYQPKIDARSGEVHSVEALVRWDSPERGLIPPLQFISYAEESGLIGPLGQWVLQTAAGQAAQWQEQGLNLRVAVNLSARQLADDSIVNDLLGVLRRHRMAPCLLDFELTESSLIEDENRARSLITRLRELGAQVHLDDFGTGYSSLAQLARIPLDAIKLDKSFVRGVNFNPVSQSLVRAIVAAAEALAFRVIAEGVETESENQFLDEVGVDEKQGFLFARPMLPEQLEHWLQSYRPRSPSA, from the coding sequence ATGCCCGCAGACCAAGGCCCTGAGCTTCTTAGCGCTCACTTCGGCACCCAAAGCCCCCACTGGCGGCTGGCGTTTGACAGCCATGCCCTGGAGCTGTCCGCCGTTAAGGGCAAAGCCCACGTCGCGGTGGCGCTCAGCGCCATGGAAGCGGCGAAAATCCGCCGTCTGACCGGCGTGACCGCCAGTCTCGAGCTGACCATTACGCTAGCCGGTGAACCGCTGCATCTGCATCTGGTCGGGCGCCGCGTCAACAACCTCGAATGGGCGGGCACCGCTTCCGCCTTCAGCGACACCCAATCCGTGGCGCGCGACCTGGTGCACGGTCTCTCCTTCGCCGAGCAGGTGGTGTCCGAAGCCAACTCGGTGATCGTGATCGTCGATCAGCACGGCCGCATTCAGCGTTTCAACCGGCTGAGCGAGGAGTACACCGGGCTGCGCGAACACGAGGTGATCGGCAAAAACGTTTTCCAGCTGTTTATGAGCCCGGAAGAAGCCGCCGCCTCGCGGCGCAACATCGCCGGCTTCTTTCGCAACGGTTCGTCCTATGAGGTGGAACGCTGGGTAAAGACGGTCAAGGGTGAACGGCTGTTCCTGTTCCGCAACAAATTCGTGCACAGCGGCAGCGGCAAAAACGAGGTATATCTTATCTGCTCCGGTACCGACATCACCGAAGAACGCCGGGCGCAGGAACGGCTGCGGGTGCTGGCCAACACCGATCTCATCACCGGCCTGCCAAACCGTAACGCCATACAGGACAAGATCAATCACGCCATCGCCACGCGCGGCGAAGAGAGTTTCGGCCTGGTGTACCTCGATCTCGACAACTTCAAAAAGGTCAACGACGCCTACGGCCATATGTTCGGCGATCGGCTGCTGGTCGAGGTCGCGCTGGCGATCCTCGGCTGCCTGAGCCCGGATCAGGTGCTCGCCCGCCTCGGCGGCGACGAATTCTTGGTGCTGGCGCCGCAAACCGATCGCGAGCGCCTGCAAACGCTGGCGCAGCGCATTATCGACAGGCTGAAGACCCCTTTCCGCATTGGTCTGATTGAGGTGTATACCGGCTGTTCAATCGGCATCGCGCTGTGCCCGGAGCACGGCAACGATCTCGACAGCCTGATCCGCAGCGCCGATACCGCCATGTACGTCGCCAAGGAGCATGGCAAACGCACCTATACCGTCTTCTCGCCGGAGATGAACAAGCGCGTCGCCGAGTACATGTGGCTGGACACCAACCTGCGCAAAGGGCTGGAGCAAAATCAGCTGGTGCTGTATTACCAGCCTAAAATCGACGCACGCAGCGGCGAAGTGCACAGCGTGGAAGCGTTGGTGCGCTGGGATTCGCCGGAGCGCGGTCTGATCCCGCCGCTGCAGTTCATTTCCTACGCCGAGGAGTCCGGCCTGATCGGCCCGCTCGGCCAATGGGTGCTGCAGACCGCCGCCGGGCAGGCGGCGCAGTGGCAAGAACAGGGCTTGAATCTGCGAGTGGCGGTCAACCTCTCTGCCCGGCAGCTGGCCGATGACAGCATCGTCAACGACTTGCTCGGGGTGCTGCGCCGTCACCGTATGGCCCCCTGTCTGCTGGACTTCGAGTTGACCGAAAGCAGCCTGATTGAAGACGAGAACCGCGCGCGCTCACTGATCACCCGGCTGCGCGAACTGGGCGCACAGGTGCATCTCGACGACTTTGGCACCGGCTATTCGTCGCTGGCGCAGCTGGCGCGCATTCCGCTGGATGCCATCAAGCTGGATAAAAGCTTCGTGCGCGGGGTGAATTTCAACCCAGTATCGCAATCGCTGGTGCGCGCGATCGTCGCGGCGGCGGAGGCGTTGGCCTTCCGCGTGATCGCCGAAGGGGTGGAGACCGAGAGCGAAAACCAGTTCCTCGACGAGGTCGGCGTGGATGAAAAACAGGGCTTTCTGTTTGCGCGGCCAATGCTCCCGGAACAGCTGGAGCATTGGCTGCAGTCCTATCGCCCGCGCTCACCCTCCGCATGA
- a CDS encoding crotonase/enoyl-CoA hydratase family protein: MKLLNHPTCRPFTEAGNLSQLSAYYEEGRHIMWMLLRAAPRPCFNQALIEDIMTLAQAAKESSLRFDFWVTGSLVPNMFNVGGDLQFFAEAIKNRKREAMMAYARACIDCVHAAARGFDTGAVSIAMIEGSALGGGFEAALAHHFVLAQNNARMGFPEIAFNLFPGMGGYSLVARKAGMRLAEELIWGGESHTAEWFESRGLVDQLFQPGDAYMATRTFIDTIRPKLNGMRAMLRARQRVLQLTRSELMDITEDWVHSAFTIEEKDRAYIERLVMLQDRHTLNLRRAG; the protein is encoded by the coding sequence ATGAAATTGCTTAATCATCCCACCTGCCGTCCGTTTACCGAAGCGGGCAATCTGTCGCAGCTTTCCGCCTACTATGAAGAAGGGCGGCACATTATGTGGATGCTGCTGCGCGCCGCGCCGCGCCCCTGCTTCAACCAGGCGCTGATCGAAGACATCATGACGCTGGCGCAGGCGGCGAAGGAGTCTTCGCTGCGGTTCGATTTTTGGGTCACCGGCTCGCTGGTGCCGAACATGTTCAACGTCGGCGGCGATCTGCAGTTCTTCGCCGAAGCGATCAAAAACCGCAAGCGCGAGGCGATGATGGCCTACGCGCGCGCCTGCATCGACTGCGTGCATGCGGCGGCGCGCGGTTTCGACACCGGCGCGGTCAGCATTGCGATGATCGAGGGCAGCGCGTTGGGCGGCGGTTTTGAAGCGGCGCTGGCGCACCATTTCGTGCTGGCGCAGAACAACGCGCGCATGGGGTTTCCGGAGATCGCGTTCAACCTGTTTCCCGGTATGGGCGGTTACTCGCTGGTGGCGCGCAAGGCGGGCATGCGCTTGGCCGAGGAGCTGATTTGGGGCGGTGAGTCGCACACCGCAGAATGGTTCGAGAGCCGCGGGTTGGTGGACCAGCTGTTCCAGCCCGGCGACGCCTACATGGCGACGCGCACCTTTATCGATACCATCCGGCCGAAGCTCAATGGCATGCGCGCCATGCTGCGGGCGCGTCAGCGCGTGTTGCAGCTGACGCGTTCGGAGCTGATGGACATTACCGAAGATTGGGTGCACTCGGCCTTTACCATCGAGGAAAAAGACCGCGCCTACATCGAGCGGTTGGTGATGTTGCAGGATCGCCATACTCTGAACCTGCGTCGTGCCGGCTAA
- the yhjD gene encoding inner membrane protein YhjD, protein MPTGPDQEQRQPSQNTPPKPLIAIKTGHETLDRRIGGFSRLIERIKAWPSVAHLLRAAERFNDRLGSQFGAAITYFSFLSLIPILMVSFAAAGFVLASNPDLLARLINRIVGSISDPTLASTLKNTVNTAIQQRTTVGLTGLALALYSGISWMGNLREAIRAQSRDVWERNPQDQEKIYFKYTRDFISLTGLVVALIITLSLTSVAGSAQAAIVNALGLDGIEWLRPALTLIALSISIFANYLLFLWIFWMLPRHKPKKKALLRGTLLAAIGFEVIKFVMTMTLPQVAKSPSGAAFGSVIGLMAFFYFFARLTLFCAAWIATADYKGDKALPEREPPAR, encoded by the coding sequence ATGCCTACAGGACCAGACCAGGAACAGCGCCAGCCCTCACAAAACACGCCGCCGAAGCCGCTTATCGCCATCAAGACCGGCCATGAGACCCTCGACCGCCGCATCGGTGGTTTTTCACGTCTGATTGAACGCATCAAAGCCTGGCCGAGCGTGGCGCACCTGCTGCGTGCGGCCGAACGCTTTAACGATCGGCTGGGTAGCCAGTTTGGCGCCGCCATCACCTATTTTTCATTCCTTTCGCTGATCCCGATCCTGATGGTGTCGTTCGCCGCCGCCGGCTTCGTGCTGGCCTCCAATCCGGATCTGCTGGCCCGATTGATCAACCGCATCGTCGGCAGCATCAGCGATCCGACGCTGGCCAGCACGCTGAAGAACACCGTCAACACCGCCATTCAGCAGCGCACCACCGTGGGGTTGACCGGTCTGGCGCTGGCGCTCTATTCCGGCATCAGCTGGATGGGCAACCTGCGTGAAGCGATCCGCGCGCAGTCGCGCGATGTCTGGGAGCGCAATCCGCAGGATCAGGAGAAAATCTACTTCAAGTACACCCGCGACTTCATCTCGCTGACCGGCCTGGTGGTCGCGCTGATCATTACGCTGTCGCTGACTTCGGTCGCCGGGTCGGCGCAGGCGGCGATCGTCAATGCGCTGGGGCTGGACGGCATCGAATGGCTGCGGCCGGCGCTGACGCTGATCGCGCTGTCGATCTCGATTTTCGCCAACTATCTGCTGTTCCTGTGGATTTTCTGGATGCTGCCGCGCCACAAACCGAAGAAAAAAGCGCTGCTGCGCGGCACCTTGCTCGCCGCCATCGGCTTTGAGGTGATCAAGTTCGTGATGACGATGACGCTGCCGCAGGTAGCGAAGTCGCCTTCCGGCGCGGCCTTCGGTTCGGTGATCGGACTGATGGCGTTCTTCTACTTCTTCGCCCGTTTGACGCTGTTTTGCGCCGCCTGGATCGCGACCGCCGACTACAAAGGCGACAAAGCGTTGCCGGAACGCGAGCCGCCGGCGCGCTGA
- a CDS encoding MFS transporter, whose protein sequence is MQATIAPPLDADEASTPVNSRGKVIVASLVGTAIEFFDFYIYATAAVIVFPHIFFPQGDPTTATLQSLATFAVAFVARPIGSALFGHFGDRVGRKVTLVASLLTMGVSTVLIGLLPSYETIGIFAPILLALARFGQGLGLGGEWGGAALLATENAPAKKRALYGSFPQLGAPIGFFFANGTFLLLSWLLSDQQFMEWGWRVPFILSAALVLIGLYVRVSLHETPVFAKAAKAGKQVKVPLGTLLSKHLKATILGTFIMLATYTLFYLMTVYSMTYGTTPQPLGLGYSRNSFLWMLMVAVIGFGVMVPIAGLLADAFGRRKTMIAITLLMIGFAFLFPTLLGSGNQALVMGFLLCGLSIMGLTFGPMGALLPELFPTEVRYTGASFSYNVASILGASVAPYIATWLAAHYGLFYVGMYLAAMAGLTLLALLLMKETRHQSL, encoded by the coding sequence ATGCAAGCCACCATCGCACCCCCACTCGACGCCGACGAGGCATCCACACCGGTGAACTCCCGCGGGAAAGTCATCGTCGCCTCACTGGTCGGCACCGCCATCGAGTTCTTCGACTTTTACATCTATGCCACCGCGGCCGTGATCGTGTTCCCGCATATTTTCTTCCCGCAGGGCGACCCGACCACCGCGACGCTGCAGTCGCTGGCCACCTTCGCCGTCGCCTTTGTCGCGCGCCCTATCGGTTCAGCGCTGTTCGGCCACTTCGGCGATCGCGTGGGGCGCAAGGTGACGCTGGTCGCCTCGCTGCTGACCATGGGGGTTTCCACCGTGCTGATCGGCCTGCTGCCGAGCTATGAAACCATCGGCATCTTCGCCCCTATCCTGCTGGCGCTGGCGCGCTTTGGCCAGGGCCTGGGGCTGGGCGGTGAGTGGGGCGGTGCCGCCCTGCTGGCGACGGAGAACGCGCCGGCCAAAAAGCGCGCGCTGTACGGCTCTTTCCCCCAGTTGGGTGCGCCGATCGGCTTCTTCTTCGCCAACGGCACTTTCCTGCTGCTCTCCTGGCTGCTGAGCGACCAGCAATTTATGGAATGGGGCTGGCGCGTGCCGTTCATCCTCTCCGCGGCGCTGGTGCTGATTGGCCTGTATGTTCGGGTATCGCTGCATGAAACGCCGGTGTTCGCCAAAGCGGCCAAGGCCGGCAAACAGGTGAAAGTGCCGCTCGGCACGCTGCTGAGCAAGCATCTGAAAGCCACCATCCTCGGCACCTTCATCATGCTGGCGACCTACACGCTGTTTTATCTGATGACGGTGTATTCGATGACCTACGGCACCACGCCGCAGCCGTTGGGGCTCGGCTACTCCCGCAACAGCTTCCTGTGGATGCTGATGGTGGCGGTAATCGGTTTCGGCGTGATGGTACCGATCGCCGGCCTGCTGGCGGACGCGTTCGGCCGCCGCAAGACCATGATCGCCATTACCCTGCTGATGATCGGCTTCGCGTTCCTGTTCCCGACCCTGCTGGGTTCCGGTAACCAGGCGCTGGTGATGGGCTTCCTGCTGTGCGGCCTGAGCATCATGGGGCTGACCTTTGGCCCGATGGGCGCGCTGCTACCGGAGCTGTTCCCTACCGAAGTGCGCTATACCGGCGCGTCGTTCTCCTACAACGTCGCGTCGATCCTCGGCGCGTCCGTGGCGCCTTATATCGCCACCTGGCTGGCGGCTCATTACGGGCTGTTCTACGTCGGCATGTACCTGGCGGCAATGGCCGGGCTGACGCTGCTGGCCCTGCTGCTGATGAAAGAAACCCGCCACCAGTCGCTGTGA
- a CDS encoding CDP-diacylglycerol diphosphatase, which translates to MSLRRGVFICVALLAALAIALYYGLKPDHPDALWRIVSQQCLPNQQAHDNPAPCAQVDVPAGFVVFKDRNGPLQYLLMPSAKITGIESPAVLDADTPNFFAQAWRARHVMAERYGKPIDDGDISLAINSEYGRTQNQLHIHISCLLPAVKQRLAQIGPDFIDQWQPLPGGLLGHDYLGRRVTPAELEQQGAFRLLASGLPRADGRMGSFGLAMTALPDGDFLLLATERSLLPFTLASAEEIQDHDCRLLTPPPRA; encoded by the coding sequence ATGTCTCTGCGTCGTGGGGTATTTATCTGCGTTGCGCTGCTGGCGGCTCTCGCCATCGCGCTCTATTACGGGTTGAAACCTGACCATCCCGATGCGCTGTGGCGCATCGTCAGCCAGCAATGTCTACCCAATCAACAAGCGCATGACAACCCGGCGCCCTGCGCGCAGGTGGATGTGCCGGCCGGCTTCGTGGTGTTTAAAGATCGCAACGGACCGCTGCAATACCTGCTGATGCCCAGCGCCAAAATCACCGGGATAGAAAGCCCGGCGGTGCTGGACGCCGACACGCCGAATTTCTTCGCCCAGGCCTGGCGCGCGCGCCACGTGATGGCGGAACGCTATGGCAAACCGATTGACGACGGCGATATTTCACTGGCGATCAACTCGGAATATGGCCGCACGCAAAACCAGCTGCATATTCATATCTCCTGCCTGTTGCCGGCGGTCAAACAGCGGCTGGCGCAGATCGGCCCCGATTTCATCGATCAATGGCAACCGCTGCCCGGTGGTCTGTTGGGGCATGATTATCTGGGACGGCGGGTGACCCCCGCCGAGCTGGAACAACAGGGCGCCTTCCGCCTGTTGGCCTCCGGCCTGCCGCGCGCCGACGGGCGCATGGGCAGCTTCGGCCTGGCGATGACCGCGCTGCCGGATGGTGATTTCCTGCTGCTGGCGACCGAGCGCAGCCTGCTGCCGTTCACCCTGGCCTCGGCGGAAGAGATCCAGGATCACGACTGCCGGCTGCTCACGCCGCCGCCGCGCGCCTGA
- a CDS encoding AsmA family protein — protein sequence MTRTGKVFSWLGGIVLLAIVALAIFIATFDWNRLKPTINDKVSAELRRPFAIRGDLGVDWSRNRDEGGWRAWVPWPHIHAEDVWLGNPKNMPGDSMVTLQRVDASIAPLALLRKELLIPRIWLKQPNASLQRLANGDNNWTFDLAAGQDPQQPPSTWSFTVHDIVFDKGQIAFKDATLKADFRAVIDPLGKPLPFSEMTGKQSGGKAATPDYVFGWQVKGKYNGEPLSGSGKIGGMLSLQSADLPFPLQADVRSGSTRVAVAGTLSDPLNLGGLDVQLKFSGESLGNLYGLTGVLLPNTPPYATDGHLIARLHQPGGAVFEYQKFDGKIGDSDIHGDLKYVAGKPRPTLSGAVSSRQLRLADLAPLIGADSNAAKAGRGEKSRQPADKVLPVEQFDTQSWRKMDADVKFAAARIERGSDLPLSDLATHLKLNNGELRLDPLRFGMAGGSLNAVVRLDGGKKPMRGQVDMHARKLQLKQLLPNVAAMKRSLGQMNGDARLAGSGNSVAELLATSNGDLRLLINNGVISRSLMEILGLNVGNYLVAQLFGDDVVGINCAAADVGIRSGVAAPRLFVFDTENAVINITGNTNLATERLDLSIDPESKGMRVLTLRSPLYVKGTFKHPDAGVKAGPLIARGAAAVALGAVLTPAAALLALVSPSEGGEENQCGQILREMKGKK from the coding sequence ATGACAAGAACAGGAAAGGTTTTCAGCTGGCTTGGCGGCATTGTGCTGCTGGCGATCGTTGCGCTGGCGATCTTCATCGCTACCTTCGACTGGAATCGACTCAAACCCACCATCAACGACAAAGTGTCGGCCGAGCTGCGGCGGCCGTTCGCCATCCGCGGCGATCTGGGCGTCGACTGGTCGCGTAACCGGGATGAGGGCGGCTGGCGCGCCTGGGTGCCCTGGCCGCATATTCACGCCGAAGACGTGTGGCTGGGTAACCCGAAAAACATGCCCGGCGACAGTATGGTGACGCTGCAGCGCGTCGACGCCAGCATCGCACCGCTGGCGCTGCTGAGAAAAGAACTGCTGATCCCGCGCATCTGGCTCAAGCAGCCGAATGCGTCGTTGCAACGGCTGGCTAACGGCGACAACAACTGGACGTTTGACCTGGCCGCTGGCCAGGATCCGCAGCAACCGCCTTCCACTTGGTCGTTCACCGTTCATGACATCGTGTTCGACAAGGGGCAGATCGCTTTTAAAGACGCCACCCTGAAGGCGGACTTCCGCGCCGTCATCGACCCGCTCGGCAAACCGCTGCCGTTCAGTGAAATGACCGGCAAACAGAGCGGCGGCAAGGCCGCCACCCCTGACTACGTCTTCGGTTGGCAGGTCAAGGGCAAATATAACGGCGAACCGCTGAGCGGCAGCGGCAAGATTGGCGGCATGCTGTCGCTGCAGAGCGCCGATTTGCCGTTCCCACTACAGGCCGACGTGCGCTCCGGCAGCACCCGGGTGGCGGTGGCGGGCACCTTGTCCGATCCGCTGAATCTCGGCGGCCTGGACGTGCAGCTGAAATTTTCCGGCGAAAGCCTGGGTAACCTCTATGGCTTGACCGGCGTGCTGCTGCCGAACACGCCGCCGTATGCGACCGATGGCCATCTGATTGCCCGCCTGCATCAGCCGGGCGGCGCCGTGTTCGAATATCAGAAATTCGACGGCAAAATCGGCGACAGCGACATTCACGGCGACTTGAAATACGTTGCCGGTAAACCGCGGCCGACGCTGAGCGGTGCGGTGAGCTCCCGGCAGCTGAGGTTGGCGGATCTGGCGCCGCTGATCGGCGCGGACTCCAACGCCGCCAAAGCCGGGCGCGGCGAGAAGAGCCGCCAGCCGGCGGATAAAGTGCTGCCGGTCGAACAGTTCGATACGCAAAGCTGGCGCAAGATGGATGCGGACGTGAAGTTTGCCGCCGCACGCATTGAACGCGGCAGCGATTTGCCGCTGAGCGATTTGGCCACGCACCTGAAGCTGAACAATGGCGAACTGCGCCTGGATCCGCTGCGCTTCGGCATGGCGGGCGGCAGCCTGAACGCCGTCGTGCGCCTCGACGGCGGCAAAAAGCCGATGCGCGGCCAGGTGGATATGCACGCGCGCAAACTCCAGCTCAAACAGCTGTTGCCGAACGTAGCGGCGATGAAGCGCAGCCTCGGACAGATGAACGGCGACGCCAGGCTGGCGGGCAGCGGCAATTCGGTGGCCGAGCTGCTGGCGACCAGCAACGGCGACCTGCGCCTGTTGATCAATAACGGGGTGATCAGCCGTAGCCTGATGGAGATCCTTGGCCTGAACGTCGGCAACTATCTGGTGGCGCAACTGTTCGGCGACGACGTGGTGGGCATCAACTGCGCGGCGGCGGACGTCGGCATCCGCAGCGGCGTCGCCGCGCCGCGGCTGTTCGTGTTCGACACCGAGAACGCGGTGATCAACATCACCGGCAACACCAACCTCGCCACCGAACGGCTGGATTTATCCATCGATCCGGAAAGCAAGGGGATGCGCGTGCTGACCCTGCGTTCGCCGCTGTACGTGAAAGGCACCTTCAAGCACCCGGACGCCGGGGTGAAAGCCGGGCCGCTGATCGCGCGCGGCGCGGCGGCGGTAGCGTTGGGGGCGGTGCTGACGCCGGCGGCGGCGCTGCTGGCGCTGGTCTCGCCCAGTGAAGGCGGCGAGGAGAACCAGTGCGGGCAGATCCTGCGGGAGATGAAAGGCAAAAAATAA
- the pdeH gene encoding cyclic-guanylate-specific phosphodiesterase, which produces MITNLISGLLAPCFALYACAKSRRYWRQCRRLYTFQPIYRTSGALLAVELLTAVYHPNEPDKRQSPEQYFASLGVAQRLRVIQEQLALLQRWQALFIRHAVMVSVNIDGMALQALQRHSELQRQIAEMPYLRFELVEHAETASNRPLQQIVGGERLWLDDFGSGLANFSAVGAWRYQYIKVARELFTLLKQSEEGVQLLGTLIKMMNQHSDGVIVEGVETEQEWRLVQRSGALAAQGYYLSRPARFETLHSVPTLFAAPGAPA; this is translated from the coding sequence ATGATAACCAACCTGATCTCGGGTCTGCTGGCGCCCTGTTTTGCCCTCTATGCCTGCGCCAAATCGCGGCGCTACTGGCGGCAATGCCGGCGCTTGTATACCTTCCAGCCGATTTATCGCACCAGCGGCGCGTTGCTGGCGGTGGAACTGCTGACGGCGGTATATCACCCGAATGAGCCGGACAAACGACAATCCCCCGAACAGTATTTCGCCTCGCTCGGCGTCGCACAGCGTTTGCGGGTGATCCAGGAGCAGCTGGCGCTGTTGCAGCGCTGGCAGGCGTTGTTCATTCGCCACGCGGTGATGGTGTCAGTCAATATCGACGGTATGGCGCTGCAAGCGTTGCAGCGCCATAGCGAGCTGCAACGGCAGATCGCCGAGATGCCCTATCTGCGCTTCGAGCTGGTGGAGCACGCCGAAACGGCGTCAAACCGCCCGTTGCAGCAGATTGTCGGCGGCGAACGGCTGTGGCTGGACGATTTCGGCAGCGGGCTGGCCAACTTCTCCGCCGTCGGCGCCTGGCGCTATCAATACATCAAGGTGGCGCGCGAGTTGTTCACCTTGCTTAAACAGTCTGAAGAGGGCGTACAGTTGCTCGGCACCCTGATCAAGATGATGAACCAGCACAGCGACGGGGTGATCGTTGAAGGCGTGGAAACCGAGCAGGAGTGGCGGCTGGTGCAGCGTTCCGGCGCGTTGGCTGCGCAGGGTTACTATCTTTCCCGCCCTGCGCGCTTTGAAACTCTGCACAGCGTACCGACGTTGTTCGCCGCGCCCGGCGCGCCGGCGTGA